One stretch of Calonectris borealis chromosome 5, bCalBor7.hap1.2, whole genome shotgun sequence DNA includes these proteins:
- the EAPP gene encoding E2F-associated phosphoprotein: MSCLREEDDPYVVEEPSDEERALSSSEDEVDVLLHGTPDQKRKLIRECLTGESESSSDDEFQKEMEAELNTTMRTIEGKWKSPEMGTSSSSGQTGPATTSKYYDDIYFDSDSEDEDKIVTQDVRKNRKQQQRRILSNDELLYDPEEDSRDQEWVDTQRRGYRNQRRVPQQQQARPSAVPNSDAVLNCPACMTTLCLDCQRHESYKTQYRAMFVMNCVVNKEEILKYRKKLKKRSKKMKYSKETTSMQSNQEEEEVYHPVLCTECSTEVAVMDKDEVFHFFNVLASHC, encoded by the exons ATGAGCTGCCTGCGGGAGGAGGACGACCCGTACGTGGTGGAGGAGCCCAGCGACGAGGAGCGAGCGCTCAGCAG CTCAGAGGATGAGGTGGATGTGCTCTTACATGGCACTCCTGACCAGAAGCGGAAGCTGATACGGGAATGCCTGACTGGGGAGAGCGAGTCTTCCAGTGACGATGAGTTCCAAAAGGAGATGGAAGCGGAACTGAACACCACCATGAGGACTATAGAAGGCAAATGGAAATCACCAGAAATGG GTACTTCCTCAAGTAGTGGGCAGACTGGACCTGCCACCACTTCAAAATACTATGATGACATTTACTTTGATTCTGATTCAGAGGATGAAGATAAAATAG TTACACAGGATGTCcggaaaaacagaaaacagcagcagcgtCGGATTCTTTCCAATGATGAATTGCTATATGACCCAGAAGAAGACAGTCGAGACCAAGAGTGGGTAGACACACAGAGGAGGGG GTACCGTAATCAAAGAAGagtgccgcagcagcagcaggcaagaCCTTCAGCTGTTCCAAATAGTGATGCTGTTTTGAATTGCCCTGCTTGCATGACGACATTATGCCTGGACTGTCAGAG ACATGAATCTTACAAAACACAGTATAGAGCAATGTTTGTGATGAACTGTGTTGTTAACAAAGAGgaaattctgaaatacagaaagaagctaaagaaaagaagtaagaaaatgaAGTACAGCAAAGAAACTACCTCTATGCAATCAAATCAAGAAGAGGAGGAAGTGTATCATCCCGTATTATGTACTGAATGCTCAACTGAAGTGGCCGTAATGGATAAAGATGAAGTTTTTCACTTCTTCAATGTTCTAGCCAGCCACTGCTAA
- the SPTSSA gene encoding serine palmitoyltransferase small subunit A — protein sequence MALGSAWKQMSWLYYQYLLVTALYMLEPWERTVFNSMLVSIVGMALYTGYVFMPQHIMAILHYFEIVQ from the exons ATGGCGCTGGGCTCGGCCTGGAAGCAGATGTCGTGGCTGTACTACCAGTACCTGCTGGTCACCGCGCTCTACATGCTGGAGCCCTGGGAGCGCACCGTCTTCA ATTCCATGCTAGTTTCCATTGTTGGAATGGCACTGTACACGGGCTATGTGTTCATGCCTCAGCACATCATGGCAATATTGCACTACTTTGAAATTGTGCAGTGA